The following coding sequences lie in one Rutidosis leptorrhynchoides isolate AG116_Rl617_1_P2 chromosome 6, CSIRO_AGI_Rlap_v1, whole genome shotgun sequence genomic window:
- the LOC139851933 gene encoding CBL-interacting serine/threonine-protein kinase 23-like — MASSRQSRTRVGRYELGRTLGEGTFAKVKFARNIENGDSVAIKILDKEKVLKHKMITQIKREISTMKLIRHPNVIRMYEVMASKTKIYIVLEFVTGGELFDKIATKGRLKEDEARKYFQQLINVVDYCHSRGVFHRDLKPENLLLDATGCLKVSDFGLSALPQQVREDGLLHTTCGTPNYVAPEVINNKGYDGAKADLWSCGVILFVLMAGYLPFEESNLVALYKKINKAEFLCPPWFSSSAKKLIKRILDPNPVTRITTAEVIENEWFKKGYVAPRFEQEDVSLDDVDAIFNEAGDSPVLVVERRDEQPPQPVTMNAFELISKSQGLNLSSLFEKQMGLVKRETRFTSKCPANEIISKIEEAATPLGFDVKKNNYKLKLQGEKSGRKGHLSVATEIFEVAPSLHMVEVRKSGGDTLEFHKFYKNLSTGLKDIVWRSGDEANGDLNGAASVPPS, encoded by the exons ATGGCATCTTCAAGACAATCAAGAACAAGAGTTGGTAGGTATGAACTTGGAAGAACACTTGGTGAAGGGACTTTTGCAAAGGTCAAGTTTGCTAGAAATATTGAAAATGGTGACAGTGTTGCTATCAAGATTCTTGATAAGGAAAAAGTTCTTAAACATAAGATGATCACTCag ATCAAACGTGAGATATCGACCATGAAGCTAATTAGACATCCGAATGTGATTCGCATGTATGAG GTTATGGCGAGCAAAACGAAAATATACATTGTCTTGGAATTTGTGACTGGTGGCGAACTATTTGACAAAATT GCAACGAAAGGCAGACTTAAAGAAGATGAAGCTAGGAAGTATTTTCAGCAACTTATTAATGTGGTTGATTATTGTCATAGCCGAGGCGTTTTTCATAGAGATCTTAAG CCTGAAAATCTACTCTTGGACGCTACAGGATGTCTCAAGGTTTCCGATTTTGGATTAAGTGCACTGCCCCAGCAAGTTCGA GAAGATGGTTTATTGCACACGACTTGTGGAACACCAAATTATGTTGCTCCTGAG GTAATTAACAACAAAGGTTACGATGGAGCTAAGGCCGATTTATGGTCGTGTGGTGTAATTCTTTTTGTTCTCATGGCTGGTTATTTGCCTTTTGAAGAGTCAAACCTTGTGGCTCTATATAAAAAG ATAAATAAGGCTGAGTTCTTATGTCCCCCATGGTTCTCTTCAAGTGCAAAGAAGCTAATTAAAAGGATTTTGGATCCTAATCCTGTGACG AGAATCACAACTGCTGAAGTCATCGAGAATGAATGGTTCAAGAAAGGATACGTGGCCCCTAGGTTTGAACAAGAGGATGTTAGTCTTGATGATGTGGATGCTATTTTTAATGAAGCCGGG GACTCCCCGGTCCTTGTTGTTGAGAGGCGGGATGAACAGCCACCCCAACCTGTCACCATGAACGCTTTTGAGCTGATATCTAAATCCCAGGGCCTCAATCTCAGTTCTCTTTTTGAGAAACAAATG GGGCTTGTTAAGCGTGAAACGAGATTTACATCAAAATGTCCAGCCAATGAGATTATTTCAAAAATAGAGGAAGCTGCTACACCCTTGGGATTTGATGTGAAGAAAAACAACTACAAG CTAAAACTTCAAGGTGAAAAGTCTGGGCGCAAGGGCCACTTGTCTGTTGCAACCGAG ATTTTTGAAGTGGCCCCGTCACTGCACATGGTCGAGGTTCGTAAATCAGGAGGTGACACATTGGAATTTCACAAG TTCTACAAAAACCTTTCAACTGGATTGAAGGATATTGTTTGGAGAAGCGGAGATGAAGCAAATGGCGATTTGAATG GTGCTGCTTCAGTACCACCTTCATGA
- the LOC139855615 gene encoding transcription termination factor MTEF1, chloroplastic-like, producing MAAAATMTAFNSYSPQQQQHHHHPTDTPQLSKKPKTVLHKHPLYTPPLHSKLSLEVKEKIMCLEVMGVDSGKAIALNPLIHSTSLNSIHDVITFLQSKFILQKDLPKIINLCPNILTSNINNDLIPVFNFLSCDLNVPEHNYRKVITKCPRLLVSSVEHQLKPVFHYLKRLGFRDLEALAYQDCVLLVLNVEKTLIPKLDYLISLGFSKPEAINMVLRCPGLFTFSLENNLKPKFKYFKEMKRNTSELKNFPQYFAFSLDKRIKPRHMEAVECRVEMSLKLLLKTTNQEFAELLRHRSKSRKFVNSSSM from the coding sequence ATGGCTGCTGCAGCAACAATGACAGCATTCAACTCATAttcacctcaacaacaacaacatcatcatcatccaaCAGACACCCCTCAACTTTCCAAGAAACCCAAAACAGTCCTCCATAAACACCCTCTTTACACTCCACCACTCCATTCAAAACTGTCACTTGAAGTTAAAGAAAAGATCATGTGTCTTGAAGTTATGGGTGTTGATTCTGGGAAAGCAATTGCTTTAAACCCATTAATCCATTCAACATCTCTCAATTCAATTCATGACGTCATCACTTTCCTTCAATCCAAATTCATTTTACAAAAAGACCTTCCAAAAATCATAAACTTGTGCCCCAATATCCTCACATCAAATATCAACAATGACctcattccagttttcaatttcTTATCATGTGATCTCAATGTCCCAGAACACAATTACAGAAAAGTAATCACTAAATGTCCAAGATTGCTCGTATCGAGCGTTGAACATCAGCTAAAGCCTGTTTTTCATTACCTTAAAAGACTCGGTTTTCGTGATTTGGAAGCATTGGCATATCAAGATTGTGTGTTATTGGTGTTAAATGTGGAGAAGACATTGATCCCTAAATTGGATTACTTAATTAGTCTTGGGTTTTCGAAACCGGAGGCAATTAACATGGTTTTGAGGTGTCCAGGGTTGTTTACTTTTAGTCTTGAAAACAACTTAAAGCCGAAATTCAAATATTTTAAGGAGATGAAAAGAAACACGAGTGAATTGAAGAATTTTCCACAATATTTTGCTTTCAGTTTGGACAAAAGGATAAAGCCTAGGCATATGGAAGCTGTGGAATGTAGAGTTGAAATGTCTCTAAAACTTTTACTTAAAACCACTAATCAAGAGTTTGCAGAGTTATTGAGACATAGGAGCAAATCAAGAAAATTTGTAAATTCTAGCTCTATGTAA
- the LOC139854368 gene encoding uncharacterized protein, producing the protein MPPRIQPSGVQNRKRKRQQQELTQSLQGSLNKYLVKPESKANANENSVETIEQNNVEENNVEVNDGCENCVEVNDGCENCVEENNVDENLNENENENIRSPINDNNHSPVSENNQSPINEDDRFNCNIFDVRVCDSLSPNMKDLLVSKWPVRETNLIYPIDNSNRHFSDSYYVRTLRNNDTIDRKWLVYSKELDKVFCFCCKLFKTVICKSKLGNEGINNWRKLSEKLTKHESSSEHMKNLETWAELRLRLNMNQTIDKELQELIKKDTDHWKEVLVRIIATVKCLAVYNLPFRGTNEKLYENSNGNFLGILQMIAEFDPVMKQHFRRIENKETHIHYLSHKIQNELIEMLATEVKKSSPIKVEEFFLKFLVVEDTSGLGLFKVLLECLKSLDLDIKYVRGQGYDNRSNIKGKHSGVSTRLLEINPRAFYVSCGCHCLNLVLCDMANYCHKVKTFFRTCQTIYNVFSNSTKRWTVLLKYIDDLTLKSLSATRWESHVESVKAIITQIPQIKEALIQLCEVCEDGKVCRDAKSLIDGEFSSFEFILSLVIWYEILFKINLVSKKFQSKDMLLDVAIQSLDGLVSFFDDYRETGFDKAIIEAKKIAETIDVEPEFPVKRVSFDMTLSQLKTRFEQMKQFETIFDFMFDASKLYYLDDDLLKKSCLDLETALTYEKDSDIDGDDLFRELQSLQKMLPKVAYEGARPWTSLEIMEFTKKMDIFPNVLLAYKILLTVPVTVASAERSFSKLKLLKNYLRSTMTQERLNGLAIISIENRFLSNVDYDKLIEVFASKNARRHYF; encoded by the exons atgccTCCTCGTATACAACCTTCTGGTGtccaaaatagaaaaagaaaaagacAACAACAAGAACTAACTCAATCTTTACAAGGATCTTTGAATAAGTATTTAGTTAAACCTGAAAGTAAAGCTAATGCTAATGAAAATTCAGTTGAAACTATTGAACAAAATAATGTTGAAGAAAATAACGTTGAAGTAAATGATGGTTGTGAAAATTGTGTTGAAGTAAATGACGGTTGTGAAAACTGTGTTGAAGAGAATAACGTTGATGAAAATTTAAACGAAAATGAAAACGAAAATATACGAAGTCCTATTAATGACAATAATCATAGTCCTGTTAGTGAAAATAATCAAAGTCCTATTAATGAAGATGATAGATTTAATTGCAATATTTTTGATGTGAGAGTTTGCGATAGTTTAAGTCCAAACATGAAAGATTTACTTGTAAGTAAATGGCCTGTTAGAGAAACTAATTTAATTTATCCAATAGATAATTCAAATAGACACTTTTCTGATTCATATTATGTACGTACGTTACGAAATAATGACACAATTGATAGAAAATGGTTAGTTTATTCAAAAGAGCTTGATAAAGTATTTTGTTTTTGTTGCAAGTTATTTAAGACTGTTATATGTAAAAGTAAATTAGGAAATGAGGGAATAAATAATTGGAGGAAACTTAGTGAAAAGTTAACGAAGCATGAAAGTAGTTCGGAACATATGAAAAATTTAGAAACTTGGGCTGAGTTACGGTTGAGGTTGAATATGAATCAAACAATTGATAAAGAGTTACAAGAGCTTATTAAAAAAGATACCGATCATTGGAAAGAAGTTTTAGTTAGAATAATTGCAACTGTTAAATGTCTAGCTGTATATAATTTGCCTTTTCGTGGTACAAATGAAAAGCTTTATGAAAATTCTAATGGAAACTTTTTAGGAATACTTCAAATGATTGCCGAGTTTGATCCTGTAATGAAACAACATTTTCGTAGAATTGAAAATAAAGAAACTCATATTCATTATCTTAGTCATAAAATTCAAAATGAATTAATCGAAATGTTAGCAACCGAGGTAAAAAAAAG CTCACCAATAAAAGTGGAAGAGTTTTTtctaaagtttttagttgtagaaGATACATCAGGTTTAGGTCTTTTCAAAGTACTACTAGAATGTTTGAAATCCCTTGATTTAGATATTAAATATGTAAGAGGACAGGGATATGATAATAGATCAAACATAAAAGGAAAACATTCAGGTGTAAGTACAAGATTACTTGAAATAAATCCAAGAGCTTTTTATGTGTCATGTGGTTGTCATTGTCTAAATTTAGTGTTATGTGATATGGCAAATTATTGTCATAAAGTAAAAACTTTTTTTAGAACTTGTcaaacaatatataatgtgttttcTAATTCCACAAAACGGTGGACTGTTTTACTTAAATATATTGACGATTTGACTTTAAAATCATTGTCAGCAACTCGTTGGGAAAGTCATGTAGAAAGTGTAAAAGCTATAATAACTCAAATTCCTCAAATAAAAGAAGCTTTAATACAATTATGTGAAGTATGTGAAGATGGAAAAGTGTGTAGAGATGCGAAATCATTGATAGATGGTGAATTTTCaagttttgaatttattttaaGCTTAGTTATTTGGTATGagattttatttaaaataaatttaGTTAGTAAAAAATTTCAATCGAAAGATATGCTTCTTGATGTTGCGATTCAAAGTTTGGATGGATTGGTTTCTTTTTTTGATGATTATAGGGAAACTGGATTTGATAAAGCTATTATTGAAGCTAAAAAAATTGCGGAAACTATTGATGTTGAACCTGAATTTCCTGTTAAACGTGTTTCAT TTGATATGACTCTTTCACAATTAAAGACTAGATTTGAACAAATGAAACAATTTGAAactatttttgattttatgtttgatGCATCAAAGTTATATTATTTAGATGATGACCTCTTGAAAAAAAGTTGTTTGGATCTTGAAACTGCTTTGACATATGAAAAAGATTCGGATATTGATGGAGATGACTTGTTTAGGGAATTACAATCTTTGCAGAAAATGTTGCCGAAAGTAGCATATGAGGGAGCAAGACCGTGGACGTCACTTGAGATTATGGAGTTTACAAAGAAGATGGATATTTTTCCAAATGTTTTACTCGCATACAAGATTTTGCTTACCGTCCCGGTCACCGTAGCATCTGCAGAACGTAGTTTCTCAAAGTTGAAATTGTTGAAGAATTATTTACGAAGTACAATGACTCAAGAACGATTAAACGGGTTAGCAATTATAAGTATTGAAAATAGATTTCTATCAAATGTAGATTATGATAAATTGATTGAAGTTTTTGCATCAAAAAATGCACGTAGACATTATTTTTAG